The window CTTGATATTCAAATTCACTGCTCCCTAAACGGACTGCGACACATCGACAGGGAGATGCAAAAGAAGCCTGCACAAAACCTCCCCCATATTCCACCTTTTCCTTTCCATTCTGTCAGTTTCTTAACTGCATGATGATCTTTGCGTGCTTTTCTTATTCTTCACCAACTCTCAGACAACTTGAGGCTTTTTCTGGTGCTTCTACGTTAAAGTCATGGTTCAAGCTACAATGCAACAGGTGCCATGCGATGAATGCTGAACTCAAGCATCCCGTTTCTTATTAATACCGATGATCACAAACACGTTTACGCTAACTCTTAGAATTGTAGGaaaattcatattcaaaaatgTCACTACAAGAAATTGTTTAATGATGGCATCACTCAATAcgtattattttctttatgaGATAAAAATGGTTTCCCGTGTACTGAAAGGGagtccattaaaaaaagaaaaaaaatctctacaGCTGTAGTGGATGTCTTGTACTGTTTGGTGAAGGAGAAGTAAAGCACCTGGCAtttctcctccgcctcctccttctcctcagGGAGAGCGCTAATGAAGCAAGAGACTGGTCAGATGGCAGAGCCTCCAAACTTTCTCCGCACCAAGCAATCGATACCACACGGGCCGACATTATTTTACTCCCTCTTGTCCTATTTGTCTTCCCTGCGCCGTTTCTCAGTGTTCTCCAAGCTCTGCCAGGGTTAAAGCCCCTATTAAAGTACTATTTTATACCCATTTCCTCTTGTTTTGCAGTCTTCGCTTTATTGGAGATAGCGGGGCGTTCAATTAGTGTGTACCACACAAAACAGTGAATTTTAAATGGCTCAAACAGAATGAACTTCATAGTTCTCAGTCCCAGAATGCTTTACCAACTGTGAGACAACAGCTCCCTCTGCAGAATCAAGaaggaaaatctttttttttcttttttgctgatCGTGTTTCACTTTAAAGGAGCAGTTTTTGAGCCCCCAGCTATCTCCTCCCACAAGGGGAGATGTGTAAGtggatttaaataaattaatacttTCCTTACTCGCCTCGAGTaaacactgcaaaaaaaaaaaaaaggaaagcttACTAAATGTAAAACCCTGCTTCTCTCGCAtcccatatttttttctgtatcaTGCGCCTATAGGCTCATATTTGAAGATACCCAACTTCATTCTGTGGTTAATCCGAGCCGGCATTCTCTATGGGAGGATAAAGGAGGAAGAAAGATGGAACAAGACAGTCCACGGAAATTCAACTGCTCTAGTTTAGATGAAGACACTAAATGCCATAAGGGGACTGAtttaaaacacaacacaaaatgtcTAATACCATTTTTTTACCCAGACTGATATCGGTACGAGTACTCGATTCTTGAGTAGTCATCGACGCCGATACCAAATACCAATACCATAAGTATGTTTgatgcatttgttttatattatgtAGTCGGACATCAGGAGTTACACTCTATAGCGtatataaaaaacaataacagttCTAAAAGGGAAATACGTGCATCTATTTCGGTGCTACTTTACACACATCTGTGGCGGTTTCAGATAACAAGCTCTCTGACCTCTGAACTTCACACAGATGTCTATCTACCTCTGGGTCAAAACAAACACCGCTGGGATTAATGTCTATTAACCAAATAGGAGGGGCAGATGGGAAAAATGGAGAGATCATGGAAAGTGATGAATGATGTTGTCTAATTGCGTGGTTCTTGGTGTACTTTCCCACCTGAGAGTCTTCATTGTGGAGGCCCAGTTGGAGTACGGCATTGGGGGACTTGAGTCTGGCTTGGCTGGACTGGGCCATCTGCAGGTTCAACTGCCAGCTGACGAAATCCAGCTGGgatcacaaaaacacatggtGGACTAGTtttcagatttaaaaaaaacacaaacaaaaaaacacataccTTTTAAAATGTCAGCCAGTAACAATAATTACCGCTTTCCTTCTCTTTCAATGTTCTAAACTCGATTAATATGCCAGAACCAACATCCGACAAAGCAGACATACTAGTTCCACAAGCTGccctttaaaattaaaatgtaaggCCATTGGAGGACaattatgattatttaaaagccgagtcatttttaaatcttcatcctccttTAATCAACCAGACTCTCACAAATATACAAGCGCTTCTTTCTCGGACATAAATTGTCATTCAAGTTGGGCCTTGTGGGCTCAACCTCAGCGTTCACAatcttcctcttctcttcaCTCCTCACGCAACACCGTGATAGATTCGCAGGATTGAGTCAAGGCGCCGCAGTTAAGCCGTTTATGATGCAGTGAGAGGTCCTCATGATAAACTACGTGTGACTTATTGGTTCTGGATGCTTGTGCAGCATCACAGGACTGGCGCGAGGTAGGAAAGAGCTGCGCTTGGCACATTATTCACGCCAGGAACAAGATCCACATTAGCGTGAGTAATCATCTGAACTTCTATTACTTTCCATGTCGACATGCTGTGTATGGATCCTGaaattgatttcaaaataaatataattaattgaAATAAGAGAGGGATCTGAATTCTAATACAGTGGCTCATAAATAAACATAAGAAAAGCATTTGCACAGGGAAGAGGGTAATATATTTGTGCATGTCAGCGCTGCAGCATGTAACCAATACAAAAGCTgtgtgaaaatgtctgcatTTGATCATTAAATAACTGTCAAGAGGggaatttatttacaatattgcCATGCATTTGTTATCGTTGTTGTAGTTTGAAGCGGTTTAGAACTGCACTGAAGGCTGATTCAAATGCTTTGGTCATTACATTCAGTGAAATGAAGCAGATGTAACTAAAACATGGCCGATAAGTGAAAAAGGGGTAGTTGATGACTTTTAGAATTAATTCTAATTAGTAATTAAAATTGATGGGCTCCTaattatttgcatttaattgAAAGGGATGATAATTGTTTATACGCTGAGCAAAGTGGTTTCTCACCCTAAGAGTGATTTTCTCCATATATACATTTACTAACAAAGCTGTTGTTTCTCAAGTCAAAATGGTTATGGAGCTTACCTTCTTGGGGGCAAAGATATTGCGCTTTAGTCGGTCCACCAGCTCGGGGCCAGAGGTGGACCACGTTTGAGAGAAGGCCTCGGCCTTGTCGGGGTTCATGCTGATCccctgaagctgctgcttcAGAGAGGATGGCTTCACATTATGGTACACCGCCTAAATGGGAACCACATCGACAGTGCAACAGTGAACCCTGCTGGACATATGGGAACATTACATGTGTTGCCAAACCATTTAACAACGTTTTGCGGCTGAGCTTCATAAAATACTTCattcttttaatatttatcTAACTGGCTCATTGCTGTACGTTTTTAGACAGTGAATTATTATGAAGTGCTTctttttgtgaaaatgcaaatacacatCCCAACAATTTATTATCACGGATGTGGTGAACCAGGCATCACATGCCCGTCCCTCACTTGTTCGAGAACAAATGCGGACGTTTCCAGAACTAAGTTGAGAGCCTGTTTGTCCATCGCAAGGGCCGTTTGAAGTTTTTGTTCCTCCTCTTCGCTAAATGGTCGTTCTCCCTGCAAAGAAAAGCCAAAAGAGCTGATTAATGTCCAGTTCATAAATTCATAAATTTTGGCTCAAGCAAAAATTCGTAAAAAATAGTATAACATCTACATAGCGAAAGCAGTGCAGGTAAGAGCAACactacaaaatgagaaaaggaTAGAATAAATTGTCAGgaataaataaacttttttATGGCGCAAATATTAGAATTTAAGAATTTTAATGTAGGTCCGATAATGTTTAGGCTAGAATAGAGGGCCACTGCTTTAATCATTGCCTTTACTGATATTAAAGCCGGgtgtattttgacatgaattcCAAATAAAGCTGACGTACCTTCAGATGAAGTTTTTGGATGATGCGAGAGATCAATCTGGAGAACTTGTTCACATCTATGGCATTGATGAGAGTCACCGCTTCCTTGATGCTGTCAAGAACAAGGAAGAAACAAATCTGGGTGTTGTCAGGAGTGGTGTGCAGAGTACATTTTACTACCTTCTGAGCAAAGTCATTGAAGGAACAAAAAGATCATTCTGAGTGACTATCCTGTGATGCAGGTGTGGGTCCTGTACACTATTTTAGAAAAAGAAAGCTGCAGCTTCATCAATGGATCTTAAAAATGTAAACGCATTTGCGATTATCTGATTTACGATATGATACAACATAATTTTCCAGAGAAGAGCAGAGTCGGCAGGGATCATCAGCACTCCACTATCTGCCAGACGATGCCGTGCtggtttttattcagttttagACTATCGATTTGAGAGCAGTGTTAAGTGTAGTGCAGATGTTTAGATACCATGTTTCATGACACAAGTTGGAGTGGGAAAGCAACAGgtatgttttctttcaaaactTGAATGCTAGCTAGGACtatcagctcagtggcctagtggtggAGTGtctgccctgagactggaagattgtgggttcaaaccctggccgggtcataccaaagactaaaaatgggacccattgactccatgcttggcactcagcattaatgattggaattggggggttagatcaccaaaatgattcccgagtgcggcaccgctgctggtTACtgctcccccaggggatggatcaaaatcacactgGGTTGGGTTAAACGCAGAGGACCAATTTCACCACActcagatgtgtgtgtgacgatcattgggacttaaactTTTTAACTTAACAATTCAGATTCTGGAgtgtgaaaaaacaacaacaaacctcTGTGTTTCTTTAAGAATTGAAGCCATTGTATTTCCAGTAAGTGTGgggacaaaatccaaaaggAGTCAAAGCATCCTCAGTTTGTTGTCACTTCCATCTTCCGGGTGTCACATGACGCCCGGAAAGGCTGTCAACACTGCGCATGTACGCTTCAGGACCCGGAAGTGTTACAcgttgaataaatacaatggAAGCAAGAATTCGGTTGAAAATTAACCATTATCAACATTTTTACTaattagtaataataataaacatataaCGGtacatttacatatttttttacttaaaaTTATGTATTGCGTAAAATTGCGCAAGATGACTTTCCGAAACTACTGTAACTACGGAAAGAGCAAACGTACAAACTTAGAGAAACCGTTACTGAATGTGGTACGGTACATTTTTGTGACTTGTGGAACTTTTTAAAGACCTTTTTTCCCATTCCTTTAGCCACTCATGATGAGACACTTTAGTTAAGACtctgaaagtgttttttttttttaaacccaaaTACTTGACCGATCACACATTTGAAGTGAAAACATAATATACTTTTTTAAGTAGGCCTTAGTGCTTTATCACCCAGTCCTTTCTTGTTGTGTAATGCTGAAGTTTGTAAGTTTGCATAAATTATCAATAATATTTGCATttggcagaaagaaaaaaagatcaatatCAAATAATTTTATCATGTAGTCTTTAGCACCACACATACAGGTACACTGTTGTCTAGTGCATTAtgcataaaagaaaagaaaaatacactgTCGGTTTCAACTGTTTATTGTGTAGTAAAAGGAGAGGCAAGCAAAATCCATgagtaaaatttaaaaaaaattaagagaAAACGAATAATTTCAACGGGTACAAATATAAATTCAGGATATAGTTTCATAATTCATTAAGACAGCATATCAGCATTATCAATGAATTCTTCAAAGTGTCCTTTGGTTTCACACGCACGACAAAGTATGAATTTTCCAACACTGTATTGATCCTGACTGTTCCCATTCAGTTATGTTTTTCTGGAATGAGCAATTTAAACACTTAAATCACTTATATCAATCTTCATTTCTTCTCAGTAAACACTCAAGTTGGTAAAATGACTTTAGTTGAACTGAGATGGCTTTAGCAGCCAAACGTCATGAGGCGAGTAGGAATGTACCATGGACAAATAAAtactttattttgattttcaattaaaacagaaaatgcataaaacattttttccaacaaaacacaaaatcgcataaaacttttttttctaagaaaaacaaagttgacaaatatacttttttaaaatcacacaGTACTTCCATGATTGGATAAAACGAGTTAGTAAGGGGTTTTGGTAAACAGATTGCATCACTTTTAAACATTGGGTGACATCTCTGGGCAACGGGTCATCTGCGTGCCGCTATTTGAAGGAGGGCAAATTTGGAACTTTGATGCTGATGTCGCCAATGTTGATATTTCTGGGCATTTCCGGAAGGTTCATGTTCTTTACCGCTGATACAGCACGAGCGGGAGCTCCCGCAATACCAgcctgcgcacacacacacgcgcaacGACACATTAAAATTCCAGCGCTTCATCAAACAGTCACATTAAACGGTAGAGACGAGGGACAAACGTAACCACGACACGTTACTCGACAAGACTGTTGACACGATGCCAAAGCACCGACGACTACcatgacacacacatgtgCGTTATGTACATTCAGATGCCGTCATAGCGTCAGATGCACATGCAGTATGCGGTGCTACGTTGATACGTCACAACCAGGGCCAATTCCGAATCCATTGTGAGGTCATTCACTATTTTGGATGAACTGGTGTGGGCCGTTGGTCAAGCATTGCTCAGAGTGAACCCACCGGACTCTTGAGGGGCCCAAAGAGAGAATTGGGATATGGATTTGGAAATGAAGACTGAAAAGGTACAGTATGTTTAGAATGAAAAAGAGCGGGAGGAAACCATAAAACAGTGCTACATTGGATGTTATACAGCCCTTATATGTTAGTTAACTGCATTGTTTTTGCGGATGCAGTACTGTCTTGAACAGGTTGATAACTGAGgacaatggggggggggggggttaaagcTAATACTCAACTACGCTGGAAGATCTGCTCTGTGGACGGAGGAGGAAAGTCACTCTAATACAGTGAGTCTCAACTGGAACAATTTAGGCCAGTGTTTCTCAGGCTTTGcgccaaggcacatattttacatgAGTATTTGCATCTACGAATAGCAACAAGCGGATAGGCAGGTTAACGTTTCTATATAGTGTAATGGttctcatttcccccccccgacAAAGTACACAGTAGAAACTCTAcataaattatttgtatttcatttttgtgtttgtccatTTAATTGATGTATTCCCACATTAAgagttacatttaaaaaatatacttaAATGTaactgtttaaaaacaaacagcaaaagATGAAATGTATTGAACTTAAAATGTGAAGCAAAGCCAAAAACTGTCTTTGTAATCACTTGTTCTATGTGCTTggcacagtggttgggaatcactgaTTTAGAGGTTTTATTTACGGAACAATTACTTTGTGATTATCCTCCAAATTTGAGAATTACTGTGGTTAGAGATCCCCCTCGTGTGAATCTTTTATGCAAGACAGACCCAAAAGTGACCGGTCACTAGTGAACAAAGCTGTACATTCATTGCTCAGGATCGGACATGTTAGGAATGTACGTACATTCCTCCACTCAAGTGACTTTCCCATGGTCATGCAAGCGCTTGGCACACAGGCCCAGTGCACAATGTTTGAGGGTCATGGTACCAACTGCGTAAATCCTTCAGAACAGAGGACGGAATTGTACAATAACTTAATATTGATTTGGAATGTTTTGAGTGATGTGACcacttgtggggggggggcattacAATTAATTTTAAGAATCAGTGGTAGGCTACATTTAATTAGCTAACGTAGATAACTAGCGTTGGCAATTGTAAACATGTTATTGTACATGAATTAGTTCTGCACCGTGCTATATATTCATTTTCAAGTCTGAAATGATTCCAAACTTTTATGTTTTACATTTGCTTTCCTAGAGACTCACTCCGAGCGTCAACTTAAAGCATTTCGACATTGAGTGGTGTGTGAGTCCATGTAGAAAATTGATGAGTGCGAAGCTTCGAAGCAGAGATTTCAATTTGTTTCAGCCAGTGACATTTTTGGGTCTGTCCTGAAAGATTCCTGGTGCATGTTAGTGAAGTTATTTGACATCTTTTTATGGGGTGGCTTCCGTATGGAAAGACGCggaaaggaagaggagaaagaggaggtgGGAAAGGGGAGCGTAAACTTCAGTTAGGGTTACAGTACTTGGTTGTAGATTTTTAGCAGTACCTGTGTCTACCTGTCCTGCCTGGTAGACTGAAAGATAAACGTCtgtaaagagagagagaaaaatggaaagaacTAGACAGGGTCAAGGGGGAAAGAGGAATGAGGAATGTTAAAGCAGGTTAAAGTAATTACAGTTTATCTGCACaaggagagggaaaaaaatgagaggaCCTATCGTAGACCACCAATTATGATCCAAAATGGCCTGACTAAACACACGCCGGCTTATTGGGGACCTATGTTCCTTACTTTCCTGATAGCTGCCTAGAAAGGGACGGGATTGTTTTGAATGAAAGTGCGAGTGAGAGACAGAGTGTGGTCTAGGGTAGGTCCCAGAAGGGAGAGACGAGAGCAGCTTTGATGAAACTCTGCTTACAGAAAAGcaattgggaggggggggcatttctttttccaaaaacaattggtatgattgaaaaaaataaatacaaactgCAGCTCGGGTTAGAGGAATGTCAATTCTTTTATCACGGGTACTTGGGAGCACACAGCAGAGGTCAGCCAATTAGAGAAGCAGGCTACTTGCTTAATAAAACATAAGCTGCATCACAGACGTCACATTTcattgtccatccatccgtctgcTGTGTTACCTTAGCGTGAAGGATATTTGGCAAAAGAATGGGCTCACACAGAGCTTCTTGCTCATCGCCctatttcatttgtgtgctCCTCTtagagagggagggaaaaaaaataaaagaatcggGTGATTTTGAGATTTAATGGTCATCTGGAGAGATGGAACAGTTAAGTCCGTATGAATGGCAGTGTTGATCTGTGTCAAAGCAGTGCGGCAGCGAGAAAAACCAAGAGGAGAGAGAGTGCAAACACCCATGTCGGGAGCATCACAAGGTCACTGAAGAGTCGCATGCAGGGTGCAGCATACACGCATGCCTGCATACTCCGTAACATCGCTTGGAGAAGAGTGACACGAGAGGCCGGGGGAAAGGGGGGTCATGTGTTCTTACCTCGGACTTCTCCATCTTGTTCTGGGCGTCCACCTGTGTGATTATCTCGTTCATGTTGGTCTCTAGCACCATCCCGCCCATCACCATCTCTGCCAGAATGTTATGGACCTGAATAGATGGCAGTACAATCAAGTATTTCCCAACGAACCCATAAATGTCATTTCTCAAGTTAACACCCCCTTTCCTTAAATAGTGTCCTCTAAATTAATTAACACTGTACCCCAATTAATAACCAAAAGGAAAATGATTGTGTATTTCTTCTAGAGATAGCCAGGTACCAATAACAGCCTTATTTCGAGGTATCGAGTTCTCACGGAGGACACCAGCAACCAATAAATCTAGGATGGAGTAAGTCATCCTTGCCAGTAGTTGGCGCTATATTGCAGTAGTCTAAAACCGTGTCAACAAGAGTTGTCCACAATTATCTGTCATTGTGTGActtgaaaatgtatgtatCAAAAGTACTACTGGTATTGGTACTTGGTAAGAGTGAATACATTTAATGAAGTAAATTAGTGTCCAAAATACATATAAGGTCACATAAAGCCATTTCTGACTCAAATTTGCTCTTCAACAGTGTGACACAAACAATGGGATTCCTGACATGATGGCATTTTGCAAAAGCAAAGCCATTTGATAAATGTCTTGGTATTTCCTACCTTGTCTACATGGAAAATGAGGTCAAGTTCGCAGACATTCTCAAAGCATTTGTCCAACGTTTCCACAAATACCTGAAAGGGAAAATAGAATGCAATCAATAGcagcacaacaaaacaaatatcacttttttttttttacctgtatTAGGTCTAAAATTCCTAGTTCACTTTCTGATGAGTCCACGCAGAACACAAAGTACAACGTGGCATAGTGTCTGTAGATCAGCTTGTAGTCGGATCCCCCGATCAACCTGACAGATGGTAAACATCGTCGACCGTCATTTGACATTAAACAAACTTTTAGATGGCTGACAACTTGCAACTGTGGGATCCGCACGGCGCTTACATTCCACCTTCCAGAAAATTGCAGACATTCTCATCTCGTTTGGAGACCAAGTGGAAGGTTTCCCTGATAATTTGTTGCTCGGTGTCTTCAGTCTGCATGAGTAACAgggaaacaaaaagtgaatatTACAATACGTGTCTGCTCCCACAGAGGTTCTTTTTATTACTCTGAGCACAAGCAGACCATTTCATTTGTCTTCCTTATGTCACTTaaaacaaactgagcaggaaagcCCGAGTCCTCTGctgctgtttgcttttgtcGTATTCAATCAAACACACTCGCCCGGGGGTACACAGGCCAAGATTTCAGAAGCTGCGCTCTGTTATGAAATGAAAGCTCTGTTATCATCACTTGAGGGTCCTTAACAGAAGCGAGAGTTTCGACCCAGGTTCACAGTGATAAAAAGacacaataaacaaaacacacatcaaCGTGGTCCATCCATGCAGCCAGTGCAAACTTGAATAGCCGTAACTTGGCCAGAGCGCTCGTGCATGTCTTGATCTATGACGTTCCTAAGCAACACTCCGCCTCTGGTTACACTGCATTATTGATAGGAACCaagaataaacacaaaaatagaacTCATGTGAAGCAGATGACTGGTAAAGAAGGAGAATAAAAGAAGAACTAAGGAGagagtgaaaatatttgagaaGCTGTTGGCTGCACTCTCTATTCTTCACTTTTTCACCCACAGGTACACTGGAAGTAAACATAGTTGGaagaaaacattaaatatatACTTATACTGTATAAACTGTATTGCAACAGCTTGGCTGCGGCCCACTGGAGCTTCTATCATATGCAACAGaggtatttttgttgttgtgacaGAGACTCTCCACACTACGCTTTTTAGCCACaggatagatagatggatagatataTAGATTTGTACAGTAAGAGAAAACATCTATTATTTTATGAACAAGCTTCTGAAAAAATATCTGTCCCCTTCCTGTCTTGTCAAtgtcatttaaagaaaaaaaaggaagagggTAAAAGGGAGGATTGCATGCTGAAAGCACGAGTGCCTCACAAGGGCGTCATTCTGGTCATGTGACACAAACAATCAACTGAGCagtaagcacacacacatacatacatgcatgcatgcatgcatgcacgctCGTTGGTTCGGGTTGCACACT is drawn from Syngnathus acus chromosome 9, fSynAcu1.2, whole genome shotgun sequence and contains these coding sequences:
- the commd10 gene encoding COMM domain-containing protein 10 isoform X2, with product MASILKETQSIKEAVTLINAIDVNKFSRLISRIIQKLHLKGERPFSEEEEQKLQTALAMDKQALNLVLETSAFVLEQAVYHNVKPSSLKQQLQGISMNPDKAEAFSQTWSTSGPELVDRLKRNIFAPKKLDFVSWQLNLQMAQSSQARLKSPNAVLQLGLHNEDSQMESSSCTLPNHPLSWSF
- the commd10 gene encoding COMM domain-containing protein 10 isoform X1, with product MASILKETQSIKEAVTLINAIDVNKFSRLISRIIQKLHLKGERPFSEEEEQKLQTALAMDKQALNLVLETSAFVLEQAVYHNVKPSSLKQQLQGISMNPDKAEAFSQTWSTSGPELVDRLKRNIFAPKKLDFVSWQLNLQMAQSSQARLKSPNAVLQLGLHNEDSQVPENVFVEFNHQELLEFYNKLEIVQGQLDSLT
- the LOC119127380 gene encoding AP-3 complex subunit sigma-1 isoform X2, which translates into the protein MIKAILIFNNHGKPRLSKFYEHYTEDTEQQIIRETFHLVSKRDENVCNFLEGGMLIGGSDYKLIYRHYATLYFVFCVDSSESELGILDLIQVFVETLDKCFENVCELDLIFHVDKVHNILAEMVMGGMVLETNMNEIITQVDAQNKMEKSETFIFQSTRQDR
- the LOC119127380 gene encoding AP-3 complex subunit sigma-1 isoform X1, whose amino-acid sequence is MIKAILIFNNHGKPRLSKFYEHYTEDTEQQIIRETFHLVSKRDENVCNFLEGGMLIGGSDYKLIYRHYATLYFVFCVDSSESELGILDLIQVFVETLDKCFENVCELDLIFHVDKVHNILAEMVMGGMVLETNMNEIITQVDAQNKMEKSEAGIAGAPARAVSAVKNMNLPEMPRNINIGDISIKVPNLPSFK